From a region of the Azospirillum formosense genome:
- the glyS gene encoding glycine--tRNA ligase subunit beta produces the protein MPELLIEFFSEEIPARMQARAADDLKRLVTDKLAANGLTFASAEAHSTPRRLALVIDGLAERTADVREEKKGPRVGSPEQAVAGFLKSAGLTSLDQCEQRDTGKGIFYFAVAEKKGRATAEVLAEIIPAVMGDFPWPKSMRWGTGTVRWVRPLHSIIALFGGAVLEGSFDLGGAQGKLVFGNSTRGHRFLSPEAVTVTDFADYKAKLRAAHVVLDRAERKAKIKADAEALAATEGLTLSPDDGLLEEVAGLVEWPVALVGTIDEKFMDVPSEVLITSMRTHQKYFALLDKAGKMAPRFVVVANTVTADGGKAIVAGNERVLRARLSDAKFFWDQDRKTKLEDRVSKLGAITFHAKLGTVADKVARVQVLAGKIAHAIGADVDAATRAARLSKADLVTEVVGEFPEVQGIMGRYYALGDGEDSAVAEAIAEHYKPLGPSDSCPTAPVSVAVALADKLDTLVGFFAIDEKPTGSKDPYALRRAALGVIRLILENGIKLELGEAIVVAYVQYFDVLLAHDLKAFKGNYQRSVAGTLDVMGAGRGTNEAILSFIEQIDEKLPNLPGVQKFRENGPRVISELMAFFADRLKVTLRDQGVRHDLIDAVFALGGEADLVRLLARVKALQTFVGSEEGANLLAAYKRASNIVRIEEKKDGKAYDQPVDPALLTLAEEKDLYGALSAAGETARPLLAQEDFTGTMAALARLRGPVDAFFDKVTVNAEQADLRANRLRLLSQIRATLNAVADFSRIEG, from the coding sequence ATGCCCGAACTTCTGATCGAATTCTTTTCCGAGGAAATCCCGGCCCGCATGCAGGCGCGCGCGGCGGACGACCTCAAGCGTCTCGTCACCGATAAGCTGGCCGCCAACGGCCTGACCTTCGCGTCGGCCGAGGCCCATTCCACCCCCCGCCGCCTCGCGCTGGTGATCGACGGCCTGGCCGAGCGCACCGCCGACGTCCGCGAAGAGAAGAAGGGGCCGCGCGTCGGCTCGCCCGAGCAGGCGGTCGCCGGCTTCCTGAAGTCCGCCGGCCTGACCAGCCTCGACCAGTGCGAACAGCGCGACACCGGAAAGGGTATCTTCTACTTCGCCGTGGCGGAGAAGAAGGGCCGCGCCACCGCGGAGGTGCTGGCCGAGATCATCCCGGCGGTCATGGGCGACTTCCCCTGGCCGAAGTCGATGCGCTGGGGCACCGGCACGGTGCGCTGGGTGCGCCCGCTGCACTCGATCATCGCGCTGTTCGGCGGCGCGGTGCTGGAGGGCTCCTTCGACCTGGGCGGCGCGCAGGGCAAGCTGGTGTTCGGCAACAGCACCCGCGGCCACCGCTTCCTGTCGCCGGAGGCCGTCACGGTCACCGACTTCGCCGACTACAAGGCCAAGTTGCGCGCCGCGCACGTCGTTCTCGACCGCGCCGAGCGCAAGGCCAAGATCAAGGCCGATGCCGAGGCGCTGGCCGCGACGGAAGGGCTGACCCTCTCGCCGGACGACGGGCTCCTGGAGGAGGTCGCCGGCCTCGTCGAATGGCCGGTCGCCCTGGTCGGCACCATCGATGAAAAGTTCATGGACGTGCCGTCGGAGGTCCTCATCACCTCCATGCGCACGCACCAGAAGTATTTCGCCCTGCTGGACAAGGCCGGGAAGATGGCGCCGCGCTTCGTCGTGGTCGCCAACACGGTGACGGCGGACGGCGGCAAGGCCATCGTCGCCGGCAACGAGCGCGTTCTGCGCGCCCGCCTGTCCGACGCCAAGTTCTTCTGGGACCAGGACCGCAAGACGAAGCTGGAAGACCGCGTGTCCAAGCTGGGCGCCATCACCTTCCACGCCAAGCTCGGCACGGTGGCGGATAAGGTTGCCCGTGTGCAGGTGCTGGCCGGCAAGATTGCCCACGCCATCGGCGCCGATGTGGACGCCGCGACCCGCGCCGCGCGGCTGTCCAAGGCGGACCTCGTGACCGAGGTGGTCGGCGAGTTCCCCGAGGTCCAGGGCATCATGGGCCGCTACTACGCCCTGGGCGACGGTGAGGACTCGGCAGTGGCCGAGGCCATCGCCGAGCATTACAAGCCGCTCGGTCCCTCCGACAGTTGCCCGACGGCTCCGGTGTCGGTTGCCGTGGCCCTGGCCGACAAGCTCGACACGCTGGTCGGCTTCTTCGCCATCGACGAGAAGCCGACGGGCTCCAAGGACCCCTACGCGCTGCGCCGCGCCGCGCTGGGTGTCATCCGGCTGATCCTGGAGAATGGGATTAAACTAGAGCTCGGAGAAGCCATAGTCGTCGCTTATGTGCAGTATTTTGACGTCTTGCTAGCCCATGACTTGAAAGCCTTTAAAGGAAATTATCAAAGATCTGTGGCTGGAACACTTGATGTCATGGGCGCCGGTCGTGGAACTAATGAGGCAATTCTTTCCTTCATTGAACAGATCGACGAGAAGCTTCCTAACTTGCCGGGAGTGCAGAAGTTTAGAGAAAATGGTCCGAGGGTTATTTCTGAACTGATGGCCTTCTTTGCCGACCGCCTGAAGGTCACATTGCGCGACCAGGGCGTGCGGCACGACCTGATCGACGCGGTGTTCGCTCTTGGTGGCGAGGCCGATCTCGTCCGCCTGCTGGCCCGCGTGAAGGCGCTCCAGACCTTCGTCGGGTCGGAGGAGGGGGCGAACCTGCTCGCCGCCTACAAGCGCGCCAGCAACATCGTCCGCATCGAGGAGAAGAAGGACGGCAAGGCCTACGACCAGCCGGTCGATCCGGCCCTGCTGACGCTGGCCGAGGAAAAGGACCTCTACGGCGCCCTGTCCGCCGCTGGCGAGACGGCCCGGCCGCTGCTGGCGCAGGAGGACTTCACCGGCACCATGGCGGCGCTGGCCCGCCTGCGCGGCCCGGTGGACGCCTTCTTCGACAAGGTCACGGTGAACGCCGAGCAGGCCGATCTGCGGGCCAACCGCCTGCGGCTGCTCAGCCAGATCCGGGCGACGCTGAACGCGGTGGCGGACTTCTCGCGCATCGAGGGGTGA
- a CDS encoding glycine--tRNA ligase subunit alpha gives MASPSGSSQDSRGLSFQALILKLHQFWSEQGCVILQPYDMEVGAGTFHPATTLRALGPQPWKAAYVQPSRRPKDGRYGENPNRLQHYYQYQVILKPSPANPQELYLESLKVLGIDPSLHDIRFVEDDWESPTLGAWGLGWEVWCDGMEVTQYTYFQQVGGIECDPVAVELTYGLERLAMYVQGVENVYDLDFNGQGVKYGDVFYRAEVEYSAHNFEHANTDMLLQHFKDAEAECQSLIAKGVALPAYDQCIKASHLFNLLDARGVISVVERAAYIGRVRALAKACCEAWTAGGAK, from the coding sequence ATGGCCTCCCCGAGCGGGTCTTCCCAAGACAGCCGCGGCCTGTCCTTTCAGGCCCTGATCCTCAAGCTCCACCAGTTCTGGTCGGAGCAGGGCTGCGTGATCCTCCAGCCCTACGACATGGAGGTGGGTGCGGGCACCTTCCACCCGGCGACGACGCTGCGCGCGCTTGGCCCGCAGCCGTGGAAGGCGGCCTATGTGCAGCCCTCGCGCCGCCCGAAGGATGGCCGCTACGGCGAGAACCCGAACCGGCTCCAGCACTACTACCAGTATCAGGTGATCCTGAAGCCCTCGCCGGCCAACCCGCAGGAGCTGTATCTGGAAAGCCTGAAGGTGCTGGGCATCGACCCGTCGCTGCACGACATCCGATTCGTCGAGGACGACTGGGAAAGCCCGACGCTGGGCGCCTGGGGCCTCGGCTGGGAAGTCTGGTGCGACGGCATGGAAGTCACCCAGTACACCTACTTCCAGCAGGTCGGCGGCATCGAGTGCGACCCGGTCGCGGTCGAGTTGACCTACGGGCTGGAGCGTCTGGCCATGTATGTGCAGGGCGTGGAGAACGTCTACGACCTGGACTTCAACGGGCAGGGCGTGAAGTACGGCGACGTGTTCTATCGAGCCGAGGTCGAGTATTCGGCCCACAACTTCGAACACGCCAACACCGACATGCTGCTCCAGCATTTCAAGGACGCCGAGGCGGAGTGCCAGTCGCTGATCGCCAAGGGCGTCGCGCTGCCGGCCTACGACCAGTGCATCAAGGCGTCGCACCTCTTCAACCTGCTGGACGCGCGCGGCGTCATCAGCGTCGTGGAGCGCGCCGCCTACATCGGCCGTGTGCGCGCGCTGGCGAAAGCCTGCTGCGAGGCGTGGACCGCCGGGGGGGCCAAGTAA
- a CDS encoding type II toxin-antitoxin system HicB family antitoxin, whose translation MNASAYPVIVRPLPPDQGVGYVAEVPDLPGCTAGGATPADASTAALEAIAAWIENARRTGEPIPPPSERLREVTQ comes from the coding sequence ATGAACGCCAGCGCCTATCCGGTCATCGTCCGCCCCCTGCCCCCGGATCAGGGTGTCGGCTATGTGGCCGAGGTGCCCGACCTGCCGGGCTGCACCGCGGGCGGAGCCACCCCCGCCGACGCCAGCACGGCGGCGCTCGAAGCCATCGCCGCCTGGATCGAGAACGCCCGCCGCACCGGGGAGCCGATCCCGCCCCCGTCCGAACGCCTGCGCGAAGTCACCCAGTGA